From Procambarus clarkii isolate CNS0578487 chromosome 49, FALCON_Pclarkii_2.0, whole genome shotgun sequence, a single genomic window includes:
- the LOC123763195 gene encoding zinc finger protein 271, which translates to MSAIEANLRVHIEERTYLCSECPKFFSNSKSLAAHMRCHPVKKLYPCPVCQKIFKHSSKLAKHSVVHTGEKPHQCLICGKKFSFNYELVQHTRIHTGDKRYQCPVCLKDFSNKIALVRHKRVHTGEKPYHCSICLAAFKQNGHLQIHMRRHTGEKPYQCPICEKGFTVNTNLVKHMRVHTGEKPYECSVCPKAFPKKDTLIEHMRIHTREKPYQCSECLKGFSRKYSLVLHSRTHTREKSYQCSECLKVFLQRNSLIKHLRVHTGEKPFQCSKCLKEFAKKASLVNHIIIHSGDNHSVQSLRAFRKISSSTR; encoded by the coding sequence ATGTCTGCCATAGAAGCCAATTTAAGAGTCCATATAGAAGAGAGAACATATTTATGTTCAGAATGTCCAAAATTCTTTTCGAACAGCAAAAGTCTGGCAGCACACATGAGGTGTCACCCTGTCAAGAAGCTATATCCGTGTCCAGTGTGTCAGAAAATTTTCAAACACAGTTCTAAGTTAGCTAAACATAGTGTAGTTCATACAGGTGAAAAACCTCATCAATGTTTAATTTGTGGTAAAAAGTTTTCATTCAATTATGAACTTGTTCAACATACAAGAATTCATACAGGGGATAAAAGAtatcagtgtccagtgtgcttgaAAGATTTTTCAAACAAAATTGCTCTAGTAAGACATAAAAGAGTACATACTGGAGAGAAGCCATATCATTGCTCAATATGTCTGGCAGCATTTAAACAAAATGGTCATTTGCAGATACACATGAGACGCCATACAGGAGAAAAACCATACCAGTGTCCAATATGTGAGAAAGGTTTTACAGTAAATACTAATCTAGTAAAACATATGAgagttcatacaggagagaagccATATGAGTGTTCAGTATGTCCTAAGGCATTTCCCAAAAAAGATACTCTAATAGAGCATATGAGAATTCATACAAGAGAGAAACCATACCAATGTTCTGAGTGTTTGAAAGGCTTTTCAAGAAAATACAGCTTAGTATTGCACAGCAGAACTCATACACGAGAGAAATCATACCAGTGTTCAGAGTGTTTGAAAGTTTTCTTACAGAGAAACAGTTTAATTAAACATTTAAGAGTTCATACAGGAGAAAAACCATTTCAGTGTTCAAAGTGCCTGAAAGAATTTGCAAAAAAGGCTTCTTTAGTGAATCATATAATCATTCATTCAGGAGACAATCATAGTGTCCAGAGTCTAAGAGCTTTCAGAAAGATTTCATCAAGCACAAGATGA